In Vitis riparia cultivar Riparia Gloire de Montpellier isolate 1030 chromosome 19, EGFV_Vit.rip_1.0, whole genome shotgun sequence, the following proteins share a genomic window:
- the LOC117909386 gene encoding uncharacterized membrane protein YuiD-like isoform X1, with protein MDEVITAADASSIAGSTSSGSSIIPNNLPLLSAFLSFALAQFLKLFTTWYKEKRWDSRRMLGSGGMPSSHSATVTALAVAIGFQEGTGGSAFAIAVVLACVVMYDASGVRLHAGRQAELLNQIVCELPPDHPVSNVRPLRDSLGHTPLQLIPYTPNMQTQNNFQKNGNERLLLAVCWVV; from the exons ATGGATGAAGTGATCACAGCCGCTGATGCTTCATCCATCGCTGGATCGACATCATCTGGGTCGTCAATCATCCCCAACAACCTCCCTCTCCTCTCTGCCTTCCTTTCCTTCGCTCTCGCTCAATTTCTCAAGCTCTTCACCACTTG GTATAAGGAGAAGAGATGGGATTCTAGAAGGATGCTTGGGTCGGGTGGAATGCCTTCATCACATTCAGCAACTGTGACAGCCCTTGCAGTTGCTATTGGTTTTCAAGAAGGAACTGGAGGATCAGCATTTGCCATTGCAGTGGTTTTGGCGTGTGTT GTTATGTATGATGCTTCCGGTGTGAGACTTCATGCTGGTCGACAAGCTGAG TTGTTGAATCAAATTGTGTGTGAACTACCTCCCGACCACCCCGTCTCTAATGTTAGACCTCTACGAGATTCACTTGGTCATACCCCACTTCAG TTGATCCCGTACACCCCCAATATGCAGACACAAAATAACTTCcagaaaaatggaaatgaaag GTTGTTGCTGGCAGTGTGCTGGGTTGTGTAG
- the LOC117908576 gene encoding condensin complex subunit 2-like: MTGLRMLLHFCFKGWDLPQRKMSGQVQIIGSFRSARCLGKRRRQLPDAQEHNDDDRLPSWDNGSVFNCQYDDGYADSDVENLDILVSQPRQVKKIEVQYDKTSKQIDVHILKKTLQDLMQESIQMSEAVYNNAISFKHILSTFPDDCPAAKAQDISPHLCFICLLHLVNEHGLNMHDCPNLDDLIIQFPLSSQNTGDVILSSS, translated from the exons ATGACAGGCTTGAGAATGTTGCTACATTTTTGTTTCAAGGGTTGGGATTTACCTCAAAGAAAAATGTCTGGGCAGGTACAGATCATTGGAAGTTTCAGAAGTGCAAGG TGCCTTGGGAAGAGAAGAAGACAACTTCCGG aTGCTCAAGAACACAATGATGATGATCGGTTGCCATCATGGGATAATGGAAGTGTGTTTAATTGCCAGTATGATGATGGATATGCTGATAGTGATGTGGAAAACTTGGACATTCTGGTGTCTCAGCCTCGTCAG gtcaaaaaaattgaagttcaGTATGATAAAACTTCTAAACAAATTGATGTACACATTTTGAAGAAAACACTTCAGGATCTCATGCAGGAATCCATTCAAATGTCTGAGGCG GTGTACAACAATGCCATATCTTTCAAGCATATATTGAGTACCTTTCCAGATGACTGCCCAGCTGCTAAAGCACAGGATATATCTCCACATTTGTGTTTCATTTGCCTCTTGCATTTAGTCAATGAGCATGGTTTGAACATGCATGACTGCCCCAATTTGGATGATCTTATCATACAATTTCCCCTGTCATCTCAAAACACAGGTGATGTGATACTGTCATCATCATAG
- the LOC117908130 gene encoding condensin complex subunit 2-like, producing PPPIPTASFFLESNHDQLERVQARAARAAAIRRRNAAATQPSDPPDPFLEKEQIIELFQNCIKLARENIINQKNTWELKLIDHLSEIIRVDAEENTETNFQKASCTLEVGVKIYSLRVDSVHSATDLGGVCFF from the exons CCGCCTCCAATTCCCACCGCTTCTTTTTTCTTGGAATCTAACCACGACCAACTCGAACGCGTCCAGGCACGTGCTGCGCGAGCCGCCGCTATCCGCCGCAGAAACGCCGCTGCTACTCAGCCTTCTGACCCTCCCGATCCATTTCTCGAAAAAGAACAGATCATCGAGTTGTTCCAGAATTGCATAAAGCTTGCAAGAGAAAAT ATAATAAATCAGAAGAACACTTGGGAGCTAAAACTCATAGACCATCTCAGCGAGATTATAAGGGTTGATGCAGAGGAGAATACAGAGACTAATTTTCAAAAG GCAAGTTGCACATTGGAAGTTGGGGTAAAGATTTACTCCTTGAGGGTGGATTCAGTGCATTCTGCCACggatttaggtggtgtttgttttttt
- the LOC117909386 gene encoding uncharacterized membrane protein YuiD-like isoform X2 has protein sequence MDEVITAADASSIAGSTSSGSSIIPNNLPLLSAFLSFALAQFLKLFTTWYKEKRWDSRRMLGSGGMPSSHSATVTALAVAIGFQEGTGGSAFAIAVVLACVVMYDASGVRLHAGRQAELLNQIVCELPPDHPVSNVRPLRDSLGHTPLQVVAGSVLGCVVAYLMKS, from the exons ATGGATGAAGTGATCACAGCCGCTGATGCTTCATCCATCGCTGGATCGACATCATCTGGGTCGTCAATCATCCCCAACAACCTCCCTCTCCTCTCTGCCTTCCTTTCCTTCGCTCTCGCTCAATTTCTCAAGCTCTTCACCACTTG GTATAAGGAGAAGAGATGGGATTCTAGAAGGATGCTTGGGTCGGGTGGAATGCCTTCATCACATTCAGCAACTGTGACAGCCCTTGCAGTTGCTATTGGTTTTCAAGAAGGAACTGGAGGATCAGCATTTGCCATTGCAGTGGTTTTGGCGTGTGTT GTTATGTATGATGCTTCCGGTGTGAGACTTCATGCTGGTCGACAAGCTGAG TTGTTGAATCAAATTGTGTGTGAACTACCTCCCGACCACCCCGTCTCTAATGTTAGACCTCTACGAGATTCACTTGGTCATACCCCACTTCAG GTTGTTGCTGGCAGTGTGCTGGGTTGTGTAGTAGCATACCTCATGAAAAGTTAA